Proteins encoded in a region of the Triticum dicoccoides isolate Atlit2015 ecotype Zavitan chromosome 3A, WEW_v2.0, whole genome shotgun sequence genome:
- the LOC119269821 gene encoding uncharacterized protein LOC119269821 gives MAAARAGAAARRLCHAAAAAQPPRLKKLALHPPKSVEVQFADGSTFHLSAEFLRVYSPAADSKIRSIAGEKVIFGRRHVGIMSAESIGNYGVRILFDDLHKTGIFTWDYLHHLGSNKFSLSRNYIRILRKHGLSRDPQRRK, from the exons atggcggcggcgagggcgggcgcggCTGCCCGGCGGCTGTgccacgcggcggcggcggcgcagccccCGCGCCTGAAGAAGCTCGCGCTGCACCCGCCCAAATCC GTAGAGGTTCAATTTGCAGATGGCAGTACATTCCATCTGTCGGCTGAGTTTCTCAGAGTCTACAGTCCAGCAGCTGACAGCAAGATCAGATCAATAGCTGGCGAGAAG GTTATATTTGGGCGCCGACATGTTGGAATAATGTCAGCTGAATCAATAGGAAACTATGGAGTCCG GATACTGTTTGATGATTTGCACAAGACTGGGATCTTCACTTGGGATTACTTGCACCATCTGGGTTCTAACAAATTCAGTCTATCACGAAATTATATCAGAATTTTGAGGAAACATGGTCTTAGTCGGGATCCTCAGAGAAGGAAATGA